A part of Solibacillus sp. FSL H8-0538 genomic DNA contains:
- a CDS encoding SpoIIE family protein phosphatase — translation MTVIGERVYERFINDEDAAVQHKKMTTALNVIFFLIALFLAQAVFFDAAVPFFLPLWCIVRLRYERFKTATLLGGIIGALNLNMGQAVMLGVEVLLIECICRFRYWRLPSTVAVALTIFLVQAVWQTMSYGGIPPFLVQLYVFYEIFFAAIMMLFMNHFFVPLHEFWTKKWTTERIGAGLLIMAVVITGMESVTLVYFALTPIVLHLFICVAAAVGGISASVIVAVVVGIFVGVAQLSFTGMLALYAVTGVIVGACRGLGRLALATASLIPSIFFFLYDATLPLDTVYFVSILTATIAFVLLPQRYLDASASIYTMQTSHSNEQELEKTALATNQLIQFQQFVSFMKDLVFDRFTNVRHAQAQKQIEPLSICASCFRFEQCWENNQNGMSQPIAQWLMMKRSSKPLEVVRAEEQLKMKCVKSAKLLEELEAKLHKEHMNGQFYHGKKMVALQLRDLSHHLELLLENMKSGSTSYATEQNIIDHLEQHGISCFQVNWLNNNVGERDVIFYVICEEDPTILMQQMGHILSELLDEPLKGQEIMQQSFPFAYVQMRFQSAVRYKLEYDIYKRTKNGVQISGDAHAIFPVHAGLVAIMLSDGMGNNHKAQRESTRLIQMMRDCLNYNMDPETAMHTMHYVLSLKHDVDMYATIDFALVDLQVGTLWCWKAGGMTTYILRGPKLFKIESKTAPIGFMPVFTIETETIQLLAEDIIIMVSDGLFASTEDWAKQEALFLQLIRQCIHKGAALNVILYDVMAQYKQVYKMDDDCTVMLFKLAHLNSQWSVFRPTSEQLL, via the coding sequence GTGTATTGTTCGTTTACGTTATGAGCGTTTTAAAACCGCAACGCTACTTGGAGGAATTATTGGCGCATTAAATTTAAATATGGGACAGGCAGTTATGTTAGGTGTAGAAGTGCTACTTATAGAGTGTATTTGCCGTTTCCGTTACTGGCGCTTGCCGTCAACAGTAGCGGTGGCGTTGACAATTTTTCTTGTACAAGCTGTGTGGCAAACAATGTCTTACGGTGGGATACCGCCATTTCTTGTGCAACTTTATGTATTTTATGAGATTTTCTTTGCTGCTATTATGATGCTGTTCATGAATCATTTCTTCGTGCCTTTGCATGAATTTTGGACAAAAAAATGGACAACTGAACGCATTGGTGCTGGTTTGTTAATTATGGCGGTGGTGATTACCGGTATGGAATCAGTAACTCTCGTATATTTTGCGCTGACCCCAATAGTGCTACACTTGTTTATTTGTGTTGCAGCGGCCGTTGGTGGGATATCGGCAAGTGTCATAGTCGCTGTAGTCGTCGGGATTTTTGTCGGCGTGGCGCAGCTATCCTTTACTGGTATGCTTGCCCTATATGCGGTGACAGGGGTTATTGTCGGGGCATGCAGGGGACTTGGACGGCTCGCGCTCGCGACTGCTAGCCTCATACCGAGTATCTTTTTCTTTCTTTATGATGCGACATTGCCTTTAGATACTGTGTATTTTGTATCCATTCTAACCGCGACGATTGCCTTCGTACTTCTGCCCCAACGGTATTTGGATGCTAGCGCGTCAATTTATACAATGCAAACGAGCCATTCTAACGAGCAGGAACTCGAAAAGACTGCACTCGCTACAAATCAACTCATCCAGTTTCAACAATTCGTTTCTTTTATGAAGGATCTTGTATTTGACCGTTTTACGAACGTACGGCATGCTCAAGCACAAAAGCAAATTGAACCGCTCTCGATTTGTGCGAGTTGTTTTCGCTTTGAGCAATGCTGGGAAAATAATCAAAATGGAATGAGTCAACCAATTGCGCAGTGGCTTATGATGAAAAGAAGTAGTAAGCCACTAGAGGTAGTGCGTGCAGAAGAACAATTAAAAATGAAATGTGTTAAATCAGCTAAACTGCTAGAAGAGCTAGAAGCAAAATTGCATAAGGAACATATGAATGGTCAATTCTATCACGGAAAGAAAATGGTAGCACTGCAGTTACGTGATTTAAGCCATCATCTAGAGTTACTCTTAGAAAATATGAAGAGTGGTAGTACATCCTATGCAACAGAGCAAAACATTATTGATCATTTAGAGCAGCACGGGATTTCTTGTTTTCAAGTAAATTGGCTAAATAATAATGTTGGCGAGCGGGATGTTATTTTTTATGTGATTTGCGAGGAAGATCCGACAATACTTATGCAACAAATGGGGCATATTTTAAGTGAATTACTAGATGAACCGCTTAAAGGACAAGAAATTATGCAACAGTCCTTTCCGTTTGCCTATGTGCAAATGCGTTTTCAATCAGCAGTTCGCTATAAATTGGAGTATGATATATATAAGCGCACGAAGAATGGCGTTCAGATTTCTGGAGATGCACATGCAATATTCCCGGTGCATGCTGGTCTTGTGGCGATTATGCTTTCTGATGGAATGGGCAATAACCATAAGGCACAACGCGAAAGCACACGTCTTATTCAAATGATGCGGGATTGCCTAAATTATAATATGGATCCAGAAACGGCAATGCATACGATGCATTACGTGTTATCGCTAAAACATGATGTAGATATGTACGCGACAATTGATTTTGCGTTAGTTGACCTGCAAGTAGGAACATTGTGGTGTTGGAAGGCGGGTGGCATGACGACGTATATTTTACGAGGTCCGAAGCTCTTTAAAATTGAAAGTAAAACCGCGCCGATTGGATTTATGCCGGTCTTTACAATTGAAACCGAAACGATCCAACTGTTGGCAGAAGATATCATTATCATGGTGTCAGACGGACTATTTGCAAGTACGGAAGACTGGGCCAAGCAGGAGGCGCTTTTTTTACAGTTAATTCGCCAATGTATTCACAAAGGTGCGGCACTAAATGTGATATTATATGACGTAATGGCACAGTATAAGCAAGTATATAAAATGGATGATGATTGCACGGTAATGCTATTTAAACTGGCGCACCTAAATTCGCAGTGGTCAGTATTTCGGCCAACCAGTGAGCAACTTTTATAA
- the tilS gene encoding tRNA lysidine(34) synthetase TilS, translating into MDQLEHQVLTYIKEQQLIKSGERLLIACSGGVDSMALLSFFYKFQRLLGVNLVVAHVDHMLRGEPSAQDRLFVEQFCKERGLPVASCAISIANIMEREGGNSQAICRRERYNFFKDVMTKYRINKLVTAHHADDQLESMLMALTKAGSLNGLKGISPKRVFFKGMLIRPFLTVTKQEIGQYLQGNKGIFREDASNAKEDYTRNRFRHRIVPLLKQENPNVSLHAVQLAEQLRQDDLYLNEVAQTRFSQYVVKNGDNSYVMEIIAFQNEPPALQRRIILILLNYLYNGSNTIQSSALCTSVMKLFETLDGSITINLPEDFIARRQYGEVYFEKQHPFTYMVKQELALNEWNELNGMCVYIGECSGINVQLSEQVTTYFFNSTSVCFPLYVRAREDGDRIALQGMQQYKKVSRIFIDEKIPLVERDCWPLLVDFQNEILAVLAVRVNNKFSKMRRIEDDCVLVIERRSI; encoded by the coding sequence ATGGACCAGCTAGAGCATCAAGTATTAACCTATATTAAAGAGCAGCAATTAATAAAGAGTGGTGAACGTCTTCTCATCGCCTGTTCTGGAGGCGTGGATTCAATGGCGCTTCTTTCTTTTTTTTATAAATTTCAAAGATTGCTCGGAGTGAACCTAGTCGTCGCACATGTGGATCATATGTTGCGAGGGGAGCCTTCTGCACAGGACAGGCTTTTTGTGGAGCAGTTTTGCAAAGAGCGTGGACTACCTGTAGCGAGCTGTGCGATTTCTATTGCAAATATTATGGAGCGCGAGGGGGGTAATTCACAAGCAATTTGCCGCCGCGAGCGTTATAATTTTTTTAAGGACGTAATGACGAAGTATCGCATAAATAAGCTTGTTACAGCACACCACGCAGACGATCAGCTCGAATCAATGCTCATGGCACTTACGAAAGCTGGCTCGTTAAATGGGCTAAAAGGGATAAGCCCAAAAAGAGTTTTTTTTAAAGGAATGTTAATTCGACCATTTTTAACGGTTACAAAACAGGAAATTGGGCAATATTTACAAGGGAACAAAGGGATTTTTCGCGAAGATGCCAGCAACGCGAAAGAAGACTACACACGCAATCGTTTTCGCCATCGTATCGTCCCGCTTCTCAAGCAAGAAAATCCAAATGTATCCTTGCATGCTGTTCAATTAGCGGAGCAGCTGCGGCAAGATGATTTGTATTTAAATGAGGTCGCACAAACACGGTTTTCGCAATATGTGGTGAAAAATGGAGATAATTCTTATGTAATGGAAATTATTGCGTTTCAAAACGAACCACCCGCTTTACAAAGAAGGATCATTTTAATACTATTAAACTATCTTTATAACGGTTCAAACACGATTCAAAGCTCTGCGTTATGCACATCGGTTATGAAGCTATTTGAAACGTTAGACGGCAGTATCACAATCAATTTGCCAGAGGACTTTATTGCTAGACGCCAGTACGGGGAAGTATACTTTGAAAAGCAACATCCATTTACGTACATGGTGAAGCAAGAACTTGCTTTAAATGAGTGGAATGAATTAAATGGTATGTGTGTGTACATAGGAGAGTGCTCTGGCATAAATGTACAGCTGAGTGAACAGGTAACGACCTATTTTTTTAACTCGACATCCGTTTGCTTTCCGTTATATGTAAGGGCTCGTGAGGATGGAGACCGTATTGCATTACAAGGTATGCAGCAATACAAAAAAGTGTCTCGCATTTTTATTGATGAAAAGATTCCTTTAGTTGAACGAGATTGCTGGCCGTTGCTCGTCGATTTTCAAAATGAAATATTGGCAGTGTTAGCTGTGCGTGTGAACAACAAATTTTCTAAAATGAGACGCATTGAGGATGACTGTGTTTTAGTCATAGAGCGTCGATCTATTTAG
- the hpt gene encoding hypoxanthine phosphoribosyltransferase encodes MIQNDIEKIMISEEQIQDRLKELGAELTAEYDGRFPLAVGVLKGAMPFMTDLMKRFDSYIEVDFMDVSSYGNATVSSGEVKILKDLNTSVEGRDVIIIEDIIDSGLTLSYLVDLFKYRKAKSIKIVTLLDKPSGRKVELKADVVGFEVPDGFVVGYGLDYAEKYRNLPYIGILKREVYSF; translated from the coding sequence ATGATTCAAAATGATATTGAAAAAATTATGATTAGCGAAGAACAAATTCAAGACCGCTTAAAGGAGCTGGGAGCAGAACTAACAGCTGAATATGACGGGCGTTTCCCATTAGCAGTAGGTGTACTTAAGGGTGCGATGCCATTTATGACTGATTTAATGAAACGTTTTGATTCATATATCGAAGTGGATTTCATGGACGTTTCAAGTTACGGTAACGCGACAGTTTCTTCTGGGGAAGTAAAAATTTTAAAAGATTTAAACACAAGCGTTGAGGGCCGCGATGTAATTATTATCGAGGATATTATCGATAGCGGGTTAACATTAAGTTATTTAGTGGATTTATTTAAATATCGTAAAGCAAAATCGATTAAAATCGTGACGCTTTTAGATAAGCCATCTGGTCGTAAAGTAGAGCTAAAAGCAGATGTGGTGGGCTTTGAAGTGCCGGACGGATTTGTAGTTGGTTATGGTTTAGATTACGCAGAAAAATATCGTAACTTACCATACATTGGTATCCTTAAACGCGAAGTATATTCATTCTAA
- the ftsH gene encoding ATP-dependent zinc metalloprotease FtsH, producing MNRIFRYTIFYLLIFLVIIGIFGTFNGGKTTTEEVGYYEFFEALESNKVEGVTLQPDKGVYVVEGSFKGAAEGETFTVNLPQNDQSTLDRIFSIEKDYPNVKVEKAPETSGWVSFFTGIIPFIIIIILFFFLLSQSQGGGNKVMNFGKSKAKLYDTEKKKVRFTDVAGADEEKAELVEVVDFLKDHRKFTEIGARIPKGILLVGPPGTGKTLLARAVAGEAGVPFFSISGSDFVEMFVGVGASRVRDLFENAKKNAPCIIFIDEIDAVGRQRGAGLGGGHDEREQTLNQLLVEMDGFGANEGIIIIAATNRPDILDKALLRPGRFDRQITVGHPDVKGREAILKVHSRNKPLADSVDLQAVAQRTPGFSGADLENLLNESALVAARKNKKTINMIDIDEASDRVIAGPAKASRVYSAKEKKLVAFHEAGHVVVGLALDEADTVHKVTIVPRGQAGGYAIMLPKEERFFTTKPELLDRIAGLLGGRVAEEIVLGEVSTGAHNDFQKVTSIARAMVTEYGMSDKLGPTQFSSSQGGNVFLGRDFNSDQNYSDAIAYEIDQEIQRIVGEQYDRTRQILTEKRELLNLVATTLMKHETLNAQQIEHLRDFGELPEELVDVVSETEQNTSEVVPVIEKAGSPSINKEVIGEPLDPTTDDLPKDITMEHPQGINEDRK from the coding sequence ATGAATCGAATATTTCGATACACCATATTTTATTTACTAATTTTTCTCGTGATTATTGGAATTTTTGGCACTTTTAATGGTGGCAAAACAACGACTGAAGAAGTCGGTTATTACGAGTTTTTCGAGGCACTAGAGTCAAACAAGGTTGAAGGGGTTACCTTGCAACCGGATAAAGGCGTTTATGTAGTTGAAGGTAGCTTCAAAGGTGCTGCGGAAGGTGAAACATTCACTGTTAACCTACCACAAAATGACCAATCAACACTGGATCGAATTTTCAGTATTGAAAAGGATTATCCGAATGTAAAAGTTGAAAAAGCACCAGAAACAAGTGGCTGGGTAAGCTTCTTTACGGGCATTATCCCGTTCATCATTATCATTATTTTATTCTTCTTCTTATTGAGCCAGTCTCAAGGTGGAGGCAATAAAGTTATGAACTTTGGTAAATCAAAGGCTAAGCTTTATGATACTGAAAAGAAAAAAGTTCGCTTTACTGACGTAGCAGGTGCTGACGAGGAAAAAGCAGAACTAGTAGAAGTTGTTGACTTCTTAAAGGATCACCGTAAGTTTACTGAAATAGGGGCACGTATCCCGAAAGGTATTTTACTTGTAGGTCCACCCGGAACGGGTAAAACATTACTTGCACGAGCTGTTGCGGGTGAAGCAGGCGTACCATTCTTCTCGATTTCAGGTTCTGACTTCGTAGAAATGTTCGTCGGTGTCGGGGCAAGTCGTGTTCGTGATTTATTCGAGAACGCAAAGAAAAATGCACCATGTATTATTTTTATTGATGAAATTGATGCAGTAGGTCGTCAGCGTGGAGCTGGTCTTGGTGGTGGTCACGATGAGCGTGAGCAAACATTAAACCAATTACTTGTTGAGATGGATGGCTTCGGCGCAAATGAAGGTATTATTATCATCGCTGCAACGAACCGACCAGATATTTTAGATAAAGCATTACTACGTCCAGGTCGTTTTGACCGTCAGATAACAGTTGGACACCCAGATGTAAAAGGCCGTGAAGCAATTCTTAAAGTGCACTCGCGCAATAAGCCACTAGCTGATTCAGTTGATTTACAAGCAGTTGCGCAACGTACACCAGGATTCTCCGGTGCCGATTTAGAAAACTTATTAAACGAATCTGCACTTGTTGCTGCTCGTAAAAACAAAAAAACAATTAATATGATTGATATTGATGAAGCATCTGACCGTGTTATTGCAGGTCCTGCAAAAGCAAGCCGTGTGTACTCAGCGAAAGAGAAGAAACTTGTTGCCTTCCACGAAGCGGGTCACGTTGTTGTTGGTTTAGCGCTAGACGAAGCAGACACTGTGCATAAAGTAACAATCGTACCACGCGGTCAAGCGGGTGGATATGCGATTATGTTACCGAAGGAAGAGCGTTTCTTTACTACAAAACCAGAGTTGCTTGACCGTATTGCCGGGTTACTCGGTGGTCGTGTTGCGGAGGAAATCGTCCTTGGTGAAGTTTCAACAGGTGCGCATAATGATTTCCAAAAAGTAACGAGTATTGCACGTGCTATGGTAACTGAGTATGGTATGAGTGATAAACTTGGACCGACTCAATTCAGTTCAAGTCAAGGTGGTAACGTGTTCTTAGGACGCGACTTTAACTCAGATCAAAACTATTCAGATGCAATCGCATATGAAATCGATCAAGAAATCCAACGCATTGTTGGTGAACAATATGATCGTACGAGACAGATTCTTACTGAAAAACGTGAATTACTGAATTTAGTTGCGACTACTTTAATGAAGCACGAAACATTAAATGCGCAACAAATTGAGCACTTACGTGATTTCGGGGAACTTCCGGAAGAGCTAGTAGATGTCGTTTCTGAAACTGAACAAAACACTTCAGAGGTAGTCCCTGTTATTGAAAAAGCGGGTTCTCCATCGATTAACAAAGAAGTGATTGGTGAACCATTAGATCCAACAACGGATGATTTACCGAAGGACATCACAATGGAGCATCCTCAAGGCATTAACGAAGATCGTAAATAA
- a CDS encoding type III pantothenate kinase: MILVMDAGNSNIILGVYREDQLVYHWRMETDPRKTEDEYAMQVKAFFMHEGISFEQISGIIISSVVPPIMFALEAMCSKYFCVKPLVVGPGVKTGLNIKYENPREVGADRIVNATAALAQYGGNPLIIVDFGTAITYCYLNERGDYMGGAIAPGITISTEALYTKASKLPRIEITRPSQVVGKNTVSAMQAGVFYGFVGQVEGIVSRMKAQSKEEPLVIATGGLASLIANETQMIDVVDAFLTLKGLFIIYKRNQ, from the coding sequence ATGATTCTAGTAATGGATGCAGGAAATTCAAATATTATTTTGGGTGTGTATCGTGAAGATCAGCTTGTGTATCATTGGCGTATGGAAACAGATCCGCGAAAAACGGAAGATGAATATGCGATGCAGGTAAAGGCTTTTTTCATGCATGAGGGCATTTCATTTGAACAAATTTCGGGGATTATTATATCCTCTGTTGTTCCGCCAATTATGTTCGCGCTTGAGGCGATGTGTTCGAAATATTTCTGCGTGAAGCCGCTCGTCGTGGGACCGGGTGTGAAAACGGGACTTAATATTAAGTACGAAAATCCACGCGAAGTTGGTGCGGACCGTATTGTCAACGCAACTGCAGCACTAGCGCAGTATGGGGGCAACCCACTTATTATCGTCGATTTTGGAACGGCTATTACGTATTGCTATTTGAATGAACGCGGAGATTATATGGGCGGAGCCATTGCCCCAGGTATCACAATTTCAACTGAAGCGCTTTATACGAAAGCATCAAAGCTACCACGTATTGAAATTACACGTCCATCGCAAGTCGTTGGCAAAAATACGGTATCTGCTATGCAGGCAGGTGTTTTTTACGGCTTTGTTGGTCAAGTAGAAGGTATTGTAAGTCGCATGAAGGCGCAAAGTAAAGAAGAGCCGCTCGTTATTGCAACAGGTGGATTAGCAAGCTTAATTGCGAATGAAACACAAATGATTGACGTGGTTGATGCATTTTTAACGTTAAAGGGACTGTTTATTATTTATAAACGAAATCAATAG
- the hslO gene encoding Hsp33 family molecular chaperone HslO: MEDYLVRAIAFDGKVRAFATNTTETVGEAQRRHNTWPVVSAALGRSMTASVMMGAMLKGEDKITVKIEGNGPIGPMIIDTNAKGEVRGFVTNGQVHFDLNEQGKLDVRAGVGTEGTVTIVKDLGMRDMFSGQTPIVSGEIAEDFTYYFASSEQVPSSVGLGVLVNPDNTILAAGGFIVQLMPGCDDETIDAIEAQLSNIEPVSKMIEKGYTPEQILEAVLGEGNVQVLSSMPVNFQCQCSKERFGAAILGLGVQEIQEMIDEDGQAEAQCHFCLETYDFNKQELEGFIDEINAK; encoded by the coding sequence ATGGAAGACTACTTAGTAAGAGCGATCGCATTTGACGGAAAGGTTCGTGCCTTTGCGACAAATACAACAGAAACGGTAGGAGAAGCACAGCGTCGTCATAATACATGGCCGGTCGTATCAGCAGCACTTGGTCGTTCAATGACGGCATCTGTTATGATGGGTGCGATGCTAAAAGGCGAAGATAAAATTACGGTAAAAATCGAAGGTAATGGTCCAATTGGTCCGATGATTATCGATACTAATGCAAAAGGTGAAGTACGCGGTTTTGTTACCAATGGTCAAGTTCACTTTGATTTAAATGAGCAAGGTAAATTAGATGTACGTGCAGGTGTAGGAACAGAAGGGACAGTCACGATAGTCAAAGATTTAGGTATGCGTGACATGTTCTCGGGTCAAACACCAATCGTATCAGGTGAAATTGCAGAAGACTTCACGTATTACTTCGCTTCATCTGAACAAGTACCATCATCAGTAGGTCTAGGTGTATTAGTCAATCCAGACAATACGATTTTGGCAGCGGGTGGCTTTATTGTGCAGTTAATGCCAGGCTGTGATGATGAAACAATAGATGCGATTGAAGCGCAATTATCCAACATCGAACCTGTTTCGAAAATGATTGAAAAAGGGTATACACCAGAACAAATTTTAGAAGCTGTTTTAGGTGAAGGCAATGTCCAAGTATTATCTTCAATGCCAGTGAACTTCCAATGTCAATGTTCAAAAGAGCGTTTTGGTGCGGCGATTTTAGGTTTAGGTGTGCAAGAAATTCAAGAAATGATCGATGAAGATGGTCAAGCAGAGGCACAATGTCACTTCTGTTTAGAAACATACGATTTCAATAAGCAAGAGCTTGAAGGTTTCATTGATGAGATCAACGCAAAATAA
- a CDS encoding peptidyl-prolyl cis-trans isomerase: MRSTQNNKLTQTSPNTPISQKRLKTKPTLILLLILLIGNLFWFVLWLLPSGEQVKGGDEQVAAVDGQTITRQEWLAAMESRYGKETLQNLVNEAVMEKAANQYKIKVTDEEIDLELALLRSAQDSNDTTIQNLSDSELRQKIRAQLILEKVLTKDVVTEDTQSEAYYEENKSLYNIPTTYRTSIIVVESKDDAISVKKELANGSEFSVLARERSLDTSSASLGGDIGYVTATQTSVDPAIFKAVQSIKVNDTTEPFVLSDGRYALAFVEEILEGQSFSYDNVKDRIKRELAMEQLPSSITPEAFWAEFNATWYYGEGK; encoded by the coding sequence ATGAGATCAACGCAAAATAATAAGCTAACACAAACATCGCCAAATACGCCTATTTCGCAAAAACGATTAAAAACAAAACCGACATTAATTTTATTGTTGATTTTACTTATAGGAAATTTATTTTGGTTTGTATTGTGGTTACTTCCATCAGGGGAGCAAGTAAAGGGCGGCGACGAGCAAGTCGCTGCCGTTGATGGACAGACGATCACACGACAGGAGTGGCTAGCCGCGATGGAAAGCCGCTACGGAAAAGAAACACTGCAAAATTTGGTGAACGAAGCAGTGATGGAAAAGGCCGCTAACCAATATAAAATTAAAGTGACGGATGAAGAAATTGATTTAGAACTAGCACTTCTTCGCTCTGCGCAAGATTCCAATGACACAACGATCCAAAACTTATCGGATAGTGAGCTGCGTCAAAAAATTCGCGCACAGCTAATTTTAGAAAAAGTCCTTACAAAAGATGTTGTAACAGAGGATACACAAAGCGAAGCCTACTATGAAGAAAATAAATCGCTTTATAATATCCCGACTACATATCGCACAAGTATTATCGTCGTTGAGTCAAAAGATGATGCTATTAGCGTGAAAAAAGAGCTAGCGAACGGCTCGGAGTTTTCTGTGCTGGCACGGGAACGTTCCCTTGATACATCTTCGGCTAGTCTTGGCGGAGATATCGGATATGTAACAGCTACACAAACAAGCGTCGATCCCGCTATTTTTAAAGCAGTTCAAAGTATAAAAGTAAATGACACGACAGAGCCTTTTGTTTTAAGTGATGGACGTTATGCGCTAGCTTTCGTTGAAGAAATTCTGGAAGGTCAATCCTTCTCTTATGACAACGTAAAAGACCGTATTAAACGTGAGCTTGCAATGGAGCAGCTTCCTTCTTCGATTACACCCGAAGCCTTTTGGGCAGAATTTAATGCAACTTGGTATTATGGTGAGGGAAAATAA
- the cysK gene encoding cysteine synthase A, with amino-acid sequence MSKLANSVADLVGRTPIVKLNNATGENEGTVYVKLEYFNPGSSVKDRLALAMIEAAEKDGTLKPGGTIIEPTSGNTGIGLAMIAAAKGYKAILVMPETMSLERRNLLRAYGADLVLTPGPEGMKGAIAKSEELSASEGYFLPQQFKNAANAEVHRLTTGPEIVEAFEGLKLDAFVAGIGTGGTITGAGEVLKAAYPEIEIIAVEPKDSPVLSGGNPGPHKIQGIGAGFVPDVLNTEIYTSVFPVENETAFETARKVAREEGILAGISSGAAIFAAIETAKRLGAGSNVLAVVPSNGERYLSTPLYQFED; translated from the coding sequence ATGAGTAAACTAGCAAATTCAGTTGCGGATTTAGTTGGCCGTACACCAATCGTAAAATTAAACAATGCTACAGGCGAAAATGAAGGTACAGTTTACGTTAAACTTGAGTACTTCAATCCAGGTTCATCAGTAAAAGATCGTTTAGCTTTAGCGATGATTGAAGCTGCTGAGAAAGACGGCACTCTAAAACCAGGCGGCACAATTATTGAGCCGACTTCTGGTAACACCGGTATTGGTCTTGCAATGATCGCTGCTGCAAAAGGCTATAAAGCGATTTTAGTAATGCCGGAGACAATGTCTTTAGAGCGCCGTAACTTACTACGTGCTTACGGAGCTGATTTAGTATTAACTCCAGGTCCAGAAGGTATGAAAGGCGCAATCGCAAAATCTGAAGAGTTATCTGCTTCAGAAGGTTACTTCTTACCACAACAATTTAAAAATGCAGCAAACGCTGAAGTTCACCGACTAACAACGGGTCCAGAAATCGTTGAAGCGTTTGAAGGTCTTAAATTAGATGCATTCGTAGCAGGTATTGGTACGGGTGGTACAATTACGGGTGCTGGTGAAGTATTAAAAGCCGCTTACCCGGAAATCGAAATTATTGCGGTGGAACCAAAAGATTCTCCAGTACTTTCAGGTGGTAACCCTGGACCACATAAAATCCAAGGTATCGGCGCTGGTTTCGTACCAGACGTATTAAACACTGAAATTTATACTTCTGTATTCCCTGTTGAAAACGAAACGGCTTTCGAAACAGCTCGTAAAGTGGCTCGCGAAGAAGGGATTTTAGCTGGTATTTCCTCAGGTGCAGCAATCTTTGCAGCAATTGAAACGGCAAAACGTCTTGGTGCAGGTTCAAACGTATTAGCAGTAGTACCATCTAACGGTGAACGTTATCTATCAACGCCTTTATACCAATTCGAAGACTAA